Proteins from a single region of Ziziphus jujuba cultivar Dongzao chromosome 1, ASM3175591v1:
- the LOC107415169 gene encoding MDIS1-interacting receptor like kinase 2-like translates to MERRSLFRILNNDVEAVELDWKRRVTIIKGITHALCYIHHDCFVPIIHHDVNSKNILLNPALEPFVSDFGTARFLHSDTSNQTILAGTYGYIAPGWERPPFASTPNLQGPRQLSSSLLGLYSFSFILLPISLETRLFIAKDRKSSSDTCITRTKKHGQ, encoded by the exons ATGGAAAGAAGAAGCTTGTTTCGTATATTAAATAATGATGTGGAGGCAGTGGAATTGGATTGGAAAAGGAGGGTAACCATTATTAAAGGCATAACACATGCCTTGTGTTACATACATCATGATTGCTTTGTACCAATTATTCATCATGATGTAAATAGCAAGAACATTCTATTAAACCCAGCACTTGAACCTTTTGTTTCTGACTTTGGAACGGCCAGATTTCTCCATTCTGATACCTCCAATCAAACTATACTTGCTGGTACTTATGGTTATATTGCTCCTG GTTGGGAAAGGCCTCCATTTGCAAGTACCCCAAATTTGCAAGGACCTAGGCAATTATCTTCCTCTCT GTTGGGTTTATATTCGTTTAGCTTTATTCTTCTTCCTATTTCATTGGAGACAAGGCTTTTCATTGCAAAAGATCGAAAGAGCTCGTCGGACACTTGCATCACTCGGACAAAGAAACACGGTCAGTGA
- the LOC107415166 gene encoding MDIS1-interacting receptor like kinase 2, translating into MPLPFYNISIVRVLCAILVFTNMVDIELHSMILSAAASESLPLELEAKALLQSGWWSSYGANITNTTSHCFHWPGIICNHHGSITQISLHGEFLLGKSLEEFNFTSFPNLVHLDLGSARLIGRIPPEISTLSKLVHLNLSDNCLSSELPSSIGSLSNLVMLDVSVNGISGYIPGELGGLKSLVALNLSANHLYGTIPLALGFLTNLGHMNISQNYIQGELPLSLTNLSNLMMLDASNNEISGSVPPEIGKLVNLHGLHLSGNMLSGPLPSTLGHLANLTNLFVDGNYINGSTPREIGHLANLQNLVLEQNQLTGAIPSEIGNLKKLTHMALNSNNLSGKIPLDIENLKELTYLDLSSNHLSGNIPSGIGNMKNLTSLDLSCNYLRGNIPPCLASSPQLRIDLSYNFLQGRIPYEFSSHFKNVSFFGNEDLCGETIFKGVHRCSNKGDVHKIIMIIFSMLVFIVWSFLFVLMWSYRHGYKNEKSPPGDETARNGDIFSIWNYDGKIAYEDIIRATEDFDIKYCIGTGSYGSVYKAQLPNGKVVALKKLHGSEAEEPSSWKSFMSEVKTLTEIRHRNIVKLYGFCLNKKCMFLIYEYMERGSLFCILSNDMEAVELDWKKRVTIIKDIAHALCYMHHECSPPIVHRDVSTNNILLNSALEAVVSDFGTSRLLHSDTSNQTMLAGTYGYISPELAYTMVVTEKCDVYSFGVVALETLRGKHPRELLLALSSSSSSSSSPSSSSENIMLSQVLDQRLSPPTSRKVVQDVYLIVKLVLMCLHDHPRHRPTMKQVSQQILAGGAPIFPKTFPTFPDISLGDLMNLQV; encoded by the exons ATGCCACTCCCTTTTTACAATATTTCTATTGTTAGAGTACTATGTGCTATCCTTGTTTTCACCAACATGGTTGACATAGAATTACATTCCATGATCTTGAGTGCCGCAGCTTCTGAATCACTGCCACTTGAACTAGAAGCAAAGGCCTTGCTTCAATCAGGGTGGTGGAGTAGCTATGGTGCAAATATTACCAACACCACAAGCCACTGTTTCCATTGGCCTGGTATTATTTGCAACCATCATGGAAGCATTACACAAATTTCTCTACACGGCGAGTTCTTATTGGGAAAGAGCCTGGAGGAATTCAACTTCACTTCATTTCCAAATCTAGTCCATCTGGATCTTGGCAGTGCAAGACTCATCGGGAGAATCCCACCCGAGATAAGTACACTTTCGAAGCTCGTCCACCTAAACCTCTCAGATAATTGTCTCTCGAGCGAGTTACCTTCTTCAATAGGTAGCCTTTCTAATTTGGTGATGCTTGATGTTTCTGTCAACGGAATTAGCGGTTATATTCCTGGAGAATTGGGAGGCTTGAAGAGTCTTGTTGCATTAAACTTGAGCGCCAACCATTTGTATGGTACAATTCCTCTGGCGCTTGGTTTTTTGACCAACCTTGGTCATATGAATATTTCTCAAAATTATATCCAAGGTGAGTTACCTCTTTCTTTGACAAACCTTTCCAATTTAATGATGCTTGATGCTTCGAATAATGAAATTAGTGGTTCAGTCCCTCCAGAAATAGGGAAGCTAGTAAACCTACATGGTTTACACTTAAGTGGCAACATGCTTAGTGGACCACTCCCTTCAACTTTGGGTCATTTAGCCAATTTGACCAACCTTTTTGTCGATGGAAACTATATTAATGGATCCACCCCTCGAGAAATAGGTCACTTAGCCAACCTGCAAAATTTAGTTCttgaacaaaatcaattaacGGGTGCCATTCCCTCAGAAATAGGGAATTTGAAGAAGCTGACACATATGGCCCTAAATTCCAACAATCTCAGCGGCAAAATTCCTTTGGATATAGAAAACCTGAAGGAGTTGACATATCTGGACCTTAGTAGTAACCATCTTAGTGGTAATATACCCTCAGGAATAGGGAATATGAAGAATTTGACTAGTCTGGATCTTAGTTGTAACTATCTCCGTGGCAACATCCCCCCTTGTCTCGCATCATCCCCGCAACTAAGAATCGACTTGTCATACAATTTCTTACAAGGTCGGATACCATATGAGTTTAGCTCTCACTTTAAGAATGTGTCATTCTTTGGCAATGAGGATTTATGTGGTGAAACCATATTCAAAGGTGTCCATAGATGCTCTAATAAAGGAGACGTCCACAAAATCATTATGATCATCTTTTCCATGTTAGTTTTCATTGTGTGGTCATTCCTTTTTGTACTTATGTGGAGCTACAGACAtggatataaaaatgaaaagagccCTCCTGGTGATGAGACAGCTAGGAATGGAGATATATTCTCGATATGGAATTATGATGGGAAAATTGCATACGAAGACATCATACGTGCAACAGAGGACTTTGACATCAAATATTGCATTGGAACTGGCAGTTATGGAAGTGTTTACAAAGCACAGTTACCCAACGGCAAAGTAGTTGCACTAAAGAAACTTCATGGTTCAGAGGCTGAAGAACCATCTTCGTGGAAGAGCTTCATGAGTGAGGTAAAAACTTTAACGGAAATAAGGCATAGAAATATTGTAAAACTTTATGGGTTCTGTCTAAACAAGAAATGCATGTTTTTGATTTATGAGTACATGGAAAGAGGTAGCTTGTTTTGTATACTAAGCAACGATATGGAGGCTGTGGAATTGGATTGGAAAAAGAGGGTGACCATTATTAAAGACATAGCGCATGCCTTGTGTTACATGCATCATGAATGCAGTCCACCAATTGTTCATCGTGATGTAAGCACCAACAACATTCTACTAAACTCGGCACTTGAAGCTGTTGTTTCTGACTTTGGTACATCTAGACTCCTCCATTCTGATACTTCCAACCAAACCATGCTTGCTGGTACTTATGGTTATATTTCTCCTG AACTTGCTTACACCATGGTCGTAACTGAAAAATGCGATGTTTATAGTTTTGGAGTTGTGGCGCTTGAAACATTAAGGGGTAAACATCCAAGAGAATTGTTGTtggcattatcatcatcatcatcgtcctcatcatcaccatcatcttcATCTGAAAATATAATGCTGTCTCAAGTGCTAGATCAACGCCTATCTCCACCAACAAGTCGAAAGGTTGTGCAGGATGTTTATCTTATTGTCAAACTTGTTTTGATGTGCTTGCATGATCATCCAAGGCATCGTCCAACAATGAAACAAGTATCTCAACAGATCCTTGCTGGTGGAGCGCCAATATTTCCTAAGACGTTTCCCACCTTTCCTGATATTTCGCTCGGGGACCTCATGAATTTGCAAGTGTAA
- the LOC132799083 gene encoding probable leucine-rich repeat receptor-like protein kinase At1g35710 encodes MMLAFSHDDISGDIPEELGRLKSCYTEALTIGQLEEPCYTRLELQRFPRYNPSGSLSIDQTNLAHLDISYNFIQGELPLSLINPSNSVMLDTSNNQFNGIISSILGQLRSTYLKLNRNQIEGSIPYEIGNLINQGNLDLSDNMLNLTELYLGNRGQTYRQNQLTDSVPSSTGNLKKLTILDLSFNGLGGKIPSEVGNMMHLSHLDLGHKRLSGNIPPCLVSLQLRVDLLVQFLKRSNSSRV; translated from the exons ATGATGCTTGCCTTTTCTCATGATGATATCAGCGGTGACATTCCAGAAGAATTGGGCAGATTGAAGTCTTGTTACACTGAAGCTCTCAC AATTGGGCAGCTTGAAGAGCCTTGTTACACTAGACTTGAGCTCCAACGCTTTCCAAGGTACAATCCCTCTGGCTCTTTGTCTATTGACCAAACCAACCTCGCTCATCTGgatatttcttataattttatcCAAGGTGAGTTACCTCTTTCACTCATAAACCCATCCAATTCAGTGATGCTTGACACTTCAAATAATCAGTTCAATGGAATAATCTCCTCCATTTTGGGTCAATTAAGATCAACTTATCTTAAACTTAATCGGAACCAAATTGAGGGTTCAATTCCCTATGAAATAGGGAACCTAATAAACCAAGGTAATCTAGACCTAAGTGACAACATGCTTAATTTGACGGAGCTATATCTTGGTAACAGAGGTCAAACCTACAGACAAAATCAATTAACTGATTCCGTTCCTTCAAGTACAGGGAACCTGAAGAAGTTGACAATTCTTGATCTCAGTTTTAACGGTCTTGGCGGTAAAATTCCCTCAGAAGTAGGAAATATGATGCATTTGTCCCATTTGGATCTTGGTCATAAACGTCTCAGTGGTAACATTCCCCCTTGTCTCGTATCCTTGCAACTAAGAGTCGACTTGTTGGTACAATTTCTTAAAAGGTCAAATTCCTCAAGGGTTTAG